One window of Pectobacterium carotovorum genomic DNA carries:
- a CDS encoding TolC family protein: MLKGRKLFSLSAIVLAASGCAVTTQPISKVESGQRSQQDRVAMFSQQEPVTAPITLYDAMARALKYNLESRLKVMEYALSQQQVELARYDMLPKLAASAGYVGRNNMSASSSRSVETGRTSLEPSTSQDRDRDVADLTMVWNVLDFGVSYVTAQQKSDQRWIAEERKRKVVHTIQQDVRSAYWRAVAAERLLGQIDGLIVRVNAARDASEHMSSQQIGDPIEVLSYQRALIDATRQLEEQRRALSLAKTELATLMNLPLDTAYKLALPQSGDETVPQLNVDVKVLEEAALVSRPELREQDYQVRIHAAETRKALLRMLPGVEISAGGHYDSNSFLVNNSWADVGVKATWNLFNLLSGPAARKAAQANESVSEIQRQAMSLAIMAQLYIARANFNEAQRQYKTSSELRNLDTKIVEQLRNRYKANSIGELQLIQGELNALNASLRQDLAYAELRNSYGQIFSTIGLDLLPKTLPSNSLADISQALRQSDTNWQQGKISTLQSF; the protein is encoded by the coding sequence GTGTTAAAGGGTCGGAAACTATTTAGCCTTAGCGCCATCGTGCTAGCCGCCAGCGGCTGTGCCGTGACCACCCAGCCGATCAGCAAGGTCGAAAGCGGACAACGCAGCCAGCAAGACCGAGTCGCCATGTTCAGCCAGCAGGAGCCCGTCACGGCACCAATCACGCTGTATGATGCCATGGCACGTGCACTGAAATATAACCTCGAATCACGCTTAAAAGTGATGGAATATGCGCTGAGCCAGCAGCAGGTGGAGCTAGCACGCTACGATATGTTGCCGAAACTGGCGGCATCAGCGGGCTACGTGGGGCGTAATAATATGAGTGCCTCCAGTAGCCGCAGCGTGGAAACAGGACGTACTTCTCTGGAACCTTCCACCTCACAGGACCGCGACCGAGATGTAGCCGATCTGACTATGGTGTGGAACGTGCTCGACTTTGGCGTCAGCTACGTGACCGCCCAGCAAAAATCAGATCAGCGCTGGATTGCCGAAGAGCGTAAACGCAAAGTCGTGCACACCATCCAGCAAGACGTACGCTCCGCCTACTGGCGCGCCGTGGCAGCTGAACGCTTATTGGGACAGATTGATGGCCTGATCGTCCGTGTCAACGCTGCGCGTGACGCGAGCGAACACATGTCGTCACAGCAGATTGGCGACCCCATTGAAGTCCTTAGTTACCAACGCGCGCTGATCGACGCCACACGCCAATTGGAGGAACAGCGTCGCGCATTATCGCTAGCCAAGACTGAGCTGGCAACCTTGATGAACCTGCCATTGGATACGGCCTACAAGCTTGCGTTGCCACAAAGCGGTGACGAAACCGTACCGCAACTGAATGTCGATGTGAAGGTGCTGGAAGAAGCGGCGCTGGTCAGTCGCCCAGAACTGCGCGAGCAGGATTATCAGGTACGAATTCATGCCGCTGAAACCCGTAAAGCGCTGCTGCGTATGCTGCCCGGCGTGGAAATCAGCGCAGGTGGCCACTATGACAGCAACTCTTTCCTGGTCAACAACAGCTGGGCTGACGTTGGCGTGAAAGCCACCTGGAACCTGTTCAATCTGCTGTCCGGCCCAGCCGCGCGTAAAGCCGCTCAGGCTAACGAGTCCGTGTCGGAAATTCAGCGCCAGGCGATGTCACTGGCAATTATGGCACAGTTATACATCGCCCGAGCCAACTTCAATGAGGCGCAGCGACAATATAAAACTAGTTCAGAATTGCGCAATCTTGACACTAAAATCGTCGAACAGCTGAGAAACCGCTATAAGGCTAACAGCATCGGTGAACTACAGTTGATTCAAGGTGAGCTGAACGCACTCAACGCCAGTTTGCGTCAAGATCTGGCCTATGCAGAACTACGCAATAGCTACGGCCAGATATTCTCAACGATCGGACTGGATTTGCTACCGAAAACCCTCCCGTCCAACAGCCTTGCAGATATCAGTCAGGCACTGCGTCAATCTGACACCAACTGGCAACAGGGCAAAATCAGTACATTGCAATCGTTCTGA
- a CDS encoding amino acid adenylation domain-containing protein: MTVNDEIVGNPLADIQQPTAFGQRVGAAHGEQRHSSELIKHYPASLVSAAWSWLLYKYSGEEQVCAALVTADLPDNVRPLIAHFQQRDRLVSEWIAAVGSSCDPQSASELLTADIQHALFSSLLIVGEMASLPVVVQKAAQNVALIVQVQNDRSILTAPDGQFDNRQLQRIARHLTQLLDGLLASRWERLAQIRLSPRVATLPHRATTHALHDELLARLTQEARQDCVAIAFQDREIRYRELLQRVALIQQALAAQGVAAGQRVGLHLSRQPDTVAALLACLFSQVTFVPLEPDFPGERLQAIQQEAALAAVLQDGYTGGSLAFDCPILNLCDLPYAASDSTASVQLARAGGPETAAYMMFTSGSTGKPKGVVIGQRALQTFIHASVERLTLTDKANWLLITTLAFDISMLEVFAPLWVGGVQHLTTHEEYKDPQAVAAYLQARPDINVLQATPAFWRMMFKAGWQGKSDLVALCGGEALDLRLAQRLVSRCRTLWNCYGPTEATIWSQMAQIDGAALENQHTVALGNTLAGYQHLVIDDDRHPLEEGMVGELCILGEALSSGYWQRDDLTQDRFIQQVESGQRMYRTGDKVRLLADDRYQYLGRFDDQVKLRGFRIELGEIEAQLKRIEQVQDAAVKLQGEGDEAVLVGYVEYKPGSEMTKLALRKQLHQFLPAYMVPGRIVVLDKLPKTGSGKVDRKRLTDV, from the coding sequence ATGACAGTGAACGATGAAATCGTAGGGAACCCGCTGGCGGATATCCAACAGCCCACGGCCTTCGGGCAGCGGGTGGGGGCCGCGCACGGTGAACAGCGGCACAGCAGTGAGCTGATTAAGCACTATCCTGCATCGCTGGTGAGCGCGGCGTGGAGTTGGCTACTGTACAAATACAGCGGTGAAGAGCAGGTGTGTGCCGCGCTCGTCACGGCCGATCTTCCTGATAACGTAAGGCCGCTGATCGCGCATTTTCAACAGCGCGATCGTCTCGTCAGCGAGTGGATCGCCGCCGTGGGATCGTCGTGCGATCCGCAGTCTGCGTCAGAGCTTCTGACAGCAGACATCCAGCATGCGCTGTTTAGCAGTCTGCTGATCGTGGGGGAGATGGCATCGTTGCCTGTGGTAGTACAAAAAGCGGCGCAAAACGTGGCGCTGATCGTACAGGTTCAAAACGATCGGTCAATTCTGACCGCACCTGACGGACAGTTCGATAATCGGCAGCTACAGCGCATTGCTCGCCATCTCACGCAGCTACTTGATGGCCTGCTGGCATCGCGCTGGGAACGGCTGGCGCAGATCCGCCTTAGCCCGCGGGTGGCAACGTTACCGCACCGGGCGACGACGCATGCGCTGCACGATGAACTGCTGGCGCGCCTGACTCAGGAAGCGCGTCAGGATTGCGTGGCGATCGCCTTTCAGGATCGCGAAATTCGCTATCGGGAACTGCTGCAACGCGTGGCGCTGATTCAACAGGCACTGGCTGCACAGGGGGTGGCTGCGGGTCAGCGTGTGGGGCTGCATCTCAGTCGCCAGCCTGACACCGTCGCGGCGCTGCTGGCCTGCCTGTTTTCTCAGGTGACGTTTGTGCCGCTGGAGCCAGACTTTCCGGGGGAGCGTCTACAGGCGATTCAGCAGGAGGCGGCGTTGGCAGCGGTCTTGCAGGACGGCTACACCGGCGGTTCGCTGGCGTTTGACTGCCCGATACTGAATCTCTGCGATTTACCGTATGCGGCCAGTGATTCCACGGCGAGCGTACAGCTGGCGCGGGCCGGTGGACCGGAAACGGCGGCTTACATGATGTTTACCTCCGGTTCGACAGGGAAACCAAAAGGCGTTGTGATTGGTCAGCGGGCGCTGCAAACCTTTATTCATGCCAGCGTAGAGCGGCTGACGTTAACGGATAAAGCCAACTGGCTGCTGATTACCACGCTGGCGTTTGATATCTCCATGCTGGAAGTGTTTGCGCCGCTGTGGGTCGGTGGCGTGCAGCATCTGACCACGCACGAGGAATACAAAGATCCGCAGGCGGTCGCGGCGTATTTGCAGGCTCGGCCGGACATCAACGTATTGCAGGCCACACCCGCTTTCTGGCGCATGATGTTCAAAGCGGGCTGGCAGGGTAAATCCGATCTGGTCGCGCTGTGCGGCGGTGAAGCGCTGGATCTGCGACTGGCGCAACGTCTGGTCAGCCGTTGCAGGACGCTGTGGAATTGCTACGGGCCAACCGAAGCGACAATTTGGTCGCAGATGGCACAGATCGACGGTGCCGCGTTGGAAAACCAGCACACGGTCGCGTTGGGCAATACGCTGGCGGGCTATCAGCATTTGGTGATCGATGACGATCGCCATCCGTTAGAAGAAGGGATGGTCGGCGAACTGTGCATTCTCGGTGAAGCGCTGAGTAGCGGATACTGGCAACGTGACGATCTGACGCAGGATCGTTTTATTCAGCAGGTGGAATCCGGGCAGCGAATGTATCGCACTGGCGATAAAGTCCGGCTGCTGGCGGACGATCGTTATCAGTATCTTGGTCGCTTCGACGATCAAGTAAAATTACGGGGATTTCGCATCGAATTAGGAGAGATCGAAGCGCAATTGAAACGGATCGAACAAGTGCAGGATGCGGCCGTCAAGCTTCAGGGGGAAGGGGATGAGGCGGTGCTGGTCGGCTACGTTGAGTATAAACCCGGCTCAGAGATGACCAAACTGGCGCTGCGCAAACAGCTGCATCAGTTCTTACCAGCTTACATGGTGCCAGGGCGCATTGTGGTGCTCGACAAGCTGCCGAAAACCGGCAGCGGCAAGGTCGATCGCAAACGCCTGACTGACGTCTGA